The DNA segment TGGACAAatccatttcttcatttgtacCACGGATAAAAACCTACCTTCAGAGGCTTGTGATTAGGTTTAATAAAGTACACACAGCAGTTACCAGATTCAATACTTGTCACTATCCTCTACTGCCCTTTATAGAACTACTTGTATCCTAACAAAGTACTGGAATCTGTGTTCATGAGAACTACAGAGTAAGGTAAAGTTAATACTGAGACAGAGATGTGAATTTGAACAGCCCTACCCTCGCCAAAAGCATGCTAGGGAAATTCCATGTTCTGATTCCTCTCCTCTAGGACTGTCAATGGCAGGATACCAGCTCTGGTCACCATGGACCCCACTGGATGAGAGCTTCCAATGGCTGCGGCATACAACACCTACCCCTTCTTCCAAGCACCCCTTTAGGGCTTCCCCCTGCTTCCCACAtaccccttctgaccttgaagtGCAGCTGTGCTTTCAAGAGGTCACTCTAGTCCTAGACAGCCCTTTCCTGGAGCCTGGGGTGAGTCCCAAGTTGCCCTGTCACACATCAGAGCTCCGAACCATGAACAACAAGAAAGGGCTGGTCAGGAAGCCTCAGCCTGTCCGCCTCAGTGGAGTGGATTCTGTCTTTGGCAGGGTCATCACAGCTCAGCCACCAAAGTGGACTGGGACCTTCAGAGTTTCAGACAAGTCAGCCTTTTGCAAAATCATTAGCCGGGAGCACCAGTGGCCCACTGGACTTAAGGAACCTCAGATTCAGATGACAGTGACCATGTGCAAACAGATGTTACGCTCCATCCTCTTGCTGTATGCAACATACAAGAAGTGTACCTTTGCCTTGCAACATTCCAAGTAAAGGGTCCCATCTGATTCCTGTTCCTCACACCATGTCTTTCGCTATGTGCCTGAAGCTTATGTAGAGCTGTCCCTGTAAAGGAAACTGCTTGTCCCAGCTATTTTGCTTTCCAGTCAGGCAGTGACAATTCAGGAgcccctctcctccctttccctccaAAAATGGGCCAGTGACAGAGCAAGGGAGGAGAACATTTCCACTGTAAAGCTGAACAACCATTTGAAAGAGAGTCAAACTAGCACTGACATGTACCATGTGATAAAGAACCATTAAACCATATACACCAATGAGCCTACTGTGACCTCATTTCAAcactaaaaccacaatgaggtggaGAAACAAAGAATGTCAAGGAAGGAGATTATGGATTCCTATGTACATGAGGATAAAGGGGTCAAAAATGTGTATATAGGTCAATGATTAACCTCCCCAccaaaaaacaacataaaaaccTAACCACCCACACCCTAACATTACTGGAGAGTATGAAAGTAGGtagaaatattaacaaatattaaatattaacagtCTGGCACTGAAATAAGAGCAGAAGACATGAAGAGTTCCCCATTTTAGCTGAAGTGTAtgcttaatgttttatttttaatcaactaCAAGCCATTTTGTAGTATTCTTGTAACTAGATTATAGGTGTAACTCAGAATAAtgtggaaataaaatttatgcAAAGTTAACATGAGTTGGATGCTGCCCTTTTCACCTTTGTCTTATATGTCTACATAAccaccaaaaaatttaaaatgcagcCAAACGTTTGACTTTCTTTGAGCACTACAAGAAATCTGCCACTCTTCCAAAAAGATCACAACTGTGTTTTCATGTCAAATAAGACAGTCCTTTTAACAGGGAACAGATCATTTTAATTCTCCATTATTTCTCTGCACAAACTCCAATTCAGTCCCACCTACGAAGGAAATTCCAAAAGATCGCTGAGGTAGAACTTAGACTTTATTTGAAAACTGGTACAAGCTTAAATTGTAGAATAAATCCAGAGTTTCAAAACCAGCTCCCAAAGCCTAGAATCATGACTGTTCTGCCGTGTTCACTCAAATGGGTAAGCAATGCTACCTTCGTCTTTAATATAGTAGACGTTAAGCCACCGTCTTTAACGTTAGTAGACAATCCGTGAAACCCACAATTGAGTTGATTCAATAGAACCCCCTTTTTAAGGACAAAATAGGATGCTTCCAGTTAGGCAGACCGGCAGCATCTGTGACCCTGAACACTGTGGTGAGTGGCTGGCAAGGATGGGAAGGAGCACCTTTCTGTAGCCTACTCAGTCGTCATCACTCTCATCTTCATCACTCTCTCGCTCCTTTTCTCCATCACTTGCTTTATCTTCTTCGCCACCCTAAGAGGCAAATGATAATTATTTGGGGTCATCTGAGCAACCTCATGACTTGCAACACTGCTCCCACAGCATGTACAACTGCACTGTTTCACTGTTAAAACCAATGATAGGTTTAAACCATTCTTTTGAGAAAAGAATCAGAGGCTGCTCCATTCTCCTATCATGGCCTTAAAGCCTTGAAGCCAGATTTGGTATTCTTGAAGATGGTAGCCTTGAAGATGATAGAGGGAGCCATTTTGATACTGACTTAGGCCATTTGGCAACCCAACcatgtgtgatttttaaataagCTCACAGCACTACAGCATGTATATGACACAGGAATAAAATGGGCATTCAGTATAGAATGAAATGTTGGTTAAATTCAAAATACAACAGGAATCCAGCATAAGATTCTCTCTGATCTGCAAAATCTAATCTGAGAGGTTTGCTTAGGACAAAGCATCAAATAGAATATTGTCTGCCTCAAACTTTTTTATGAGAACAAGGTGGAGGCATTCGATACAAATAAAACAGAGAACcatgtaataaaataatttttcatactAAGTGATCTTTTCACAGCCTCAAATGGCATTACAAATTATATCCAGATTCTTAAATCTGAGATTCTCGATATCTATAACCTGTCCAAATTGTAAgaaacttttataaatatatttttctttgctttaaaatctCAACAGCATCAGGAGTAGCCCAGAAGAGCATGAAGACTACCACTATTATTGTAGTCCTCAGTGGTGACAGCTTTTGATTCTGTGCTTTGGcttttacatttctattttgCATATTCAAACAACATGTTTAAATGGTTTAACTCATTCTTCTCAACACTCACAAAACACTTTGACCTATTCCTATCTCCCCTCTAAAATGGTTTCAGATACGAATTCAGGGAAAACAAGAGGCTATAATGGAAGGGAATTTTCAACTATAACATACGGCACAACCTGAGATACTCAACAGTGattatagtagtgtgtgtgtgtgtgtgtgttttctggccCTCACAGAATTCACCTGAGATACTCAACAGTGAttataatagtgtgtgtgtgtgtgtgtgtgtgttttttctggCCCTCACAGAATTCACCTGAGATACTCAACAGTGAttataatagtgtgtgtgtgtgtgtgtgtgtgtgtgtgtgtttttctggcCCTCACAGAATTCACCTGAGATACTCAACAGTGAttataatagtgtgtgtgtgtgtgtgtgtgtgtgtgtgttttctggccCTCACAGAATTCACCTGAGATACTCAACAGTGATTataatagagagagagagagtgtgtgtgtgtgtgtgtgtgttttctggccCTCACAGAATTCACCTAAGTGCAGAAGCCTTTTTTAGAGGGAATAGAGATGGCCACAGAAGGAAGTAATTATAAACTTGGGCGGGAGAAGTCCTGCACGTACCTCTGCTCCTTGGAATGATGTGTCACCCTCACTCTCATTTGCAGTGCTCTCCTGGGAATTCTGGGATATAATCTCTTCACCCTGAATGTGAATGGGCCAAGACAAATGGTGGGTTATAATGATCACACATGGGTCTCAAGGAGAGAAAGGCTTAAGTTTAtaggcaaggaaaagaaagtcATTCAAATATGATCAAACACAGACACCAACCTATGATCCAGCAGCTAGAGAAGTGATAATCAACCCAAGGCTTCTGAGATGCTTCTGGCTCTCACACAAATGCAGTTTTACAAAAGATTCATCTTTGTATTCTAGTATAATACTAGTTTTACATGGCCAGATTGTATTGGTGACTCTTTCAGGTAATGCTCAATATGATTCTAAACTTTCTCAAATACCTTAAAGTATGTGAACATGAACATCAACACATCAActatatacagggcttccctggtggtccagtggctaaaattctgcctgccaacgcaagggacactggtttaatccctggtctggggataTCCTATATGCCTCAAGcaccatgcaccacaactattgagcccacatgcagcaattactgaagcccaagaGCCCTGGAGCCCAAGCTCCGCAATAAGGAGCCACTGCAGTCAGCAGCCTGTACAACTAGAGTAGCCCGTTTGctgcaatgagagaaagccctcaagcagcaatgaagacacagcacacccaacaacaaaaatagataatttttttaaattgaatctaaaaaaaaaaaagaaaacccacaccAATTACAAATGGCCATTTAGAAGCTGAAAGATAGTATACTAAAGTGGTTTAGGAATACCAAATCTGGATGAGGACTGTTAGGACTCAAACCTTTTCTGCACTCATATTGCTGaatggcaagttacttaacctctctgagcttcaattcTCATAATAACAAGAGTATCTACCTAATAACACTGATGTAAAGAAAGGAAGCTAACACTATGGggatttattattttcatgtatgAATTATGAGACTCAGATATTATAAACATGAATGATAGGGGCTTGGGCTGTATTTGAAAAATGGTCTTACACCAAAGAAACAGTATAAACAACACAAGATTTCAGCCCATCAGTCAGACAATTGAAAGAAGTAAGAAATGCTAACTTGTTAAaatcagtcagaaaaaaaaaaaaaaaatcagcacagAGAATAATTTCAGAATAGAACAGACTgcttttagagggaaaaaaaaaaaaaactaaacaacaaaaaaaagtttctcCATAGTTGTAGAAAAAGGTTTTCCTGATCTGCTTCTCTGTCTGAGGCCTTTTTTATTAATACATCAATGGTATGTTTTggtgcctctgctgctgctgttgctgaggGGTGCAACCTGCAACCAGGGCCCAAGAACAAAGTAACTTTAAGAGCTAAACAGTCACTTAAGAGAAAAGTAGTTTTGAGTATTGAGAGAGTGGAGCTTAGGTCACCTTCCTTAGATACTTTCCAATGCTCTCACAAAGAATAGAAGAGAAGGAGATTATCATTGGTAGGGTCCCAGGCTTACCTGCAAGTCCCGATTTTTAAGATTGCCCAGCCAGAAAGCCTCTCTGCAATTGTTGAGGATAAGCATGGCTTTCACTCGGCAAACTAACAGTTCCAGGGTCTTTTTGAGCAAAGGCACATGTTTGGTGAGTTTTGTGTCCTGGTGAATCTGAATGGAAACAAATGCAACCAATTCATCTGCATTTATCATCGTGCTTTCACGTTTCCTATACAGAAACTTTCGAACTCCTAACACCCTGAATACTCAACAAGAGCATAAGCCCTGCCAGTATAGACCAGAGACACATTCCCCAAATAGTAGTCTGGTAGAGTActctgaaaattctccaagccaggcttcagcaatacatgaaccatgaacttccagatgttcaaactggttttagaaaaggcagaggaaccagagatcaaattgccaacatccgctggatcatggaaaaagcaagagttctagaaaaacatctatttctgctttattgactatgccaacgactttgactgtgtggatcacaacacaatgtgggaaattctgaaagagatgggaataccagaccacctgacctgcctcttgagaaatctgtatgcaagtcaggaagcaacagttaaaactagacatggaacaacagattggttccaaataggaaaaggagtatgtcaaggctgtatactgtcaccgtgcttatttaacttatatgcagagtacatcacgagaaatgctacgatggatgaagcacaagctggaatcaagactgctgggagaaatatcaataacctcagatatgcagatgacatcacccttatggcagacagtgaagaactaaagagcctcttgatgaaagtgaaagaggagagtgaaaaagttggcttaaagctcaacattcagaaaacaaagatcatggcatccggtcccatcacttcaaagcaaacagatggagaaacagtggaagactttattttggggctccataatcactgcagatggtgactgcagccatgaaattagaagacgcttactccttggaaggaaagttatgaccaacctaaacagcatattcggagagggcaatggcacc comes from the Bos mutus isolate GX-2022 chromosome 22, NWIPB_WYAK_1.1, whole genome shotgun sequence genome and includes:
- the FANCD2OS gene encoding FANCD2 opposite strand protein, which produces MAGYQLWSPWTPLDESFQWLRHTTPTPSSKHPFRASPCFPHTPSDLEVQLCFQEVTLVLDSPFLEPGVSPKLPCHTSELRTMNNKKGLVRKPQPVRLSGVDSVFGRVITAQPPKWTGTFRVSDKSAFCKIISREHQWPTGLKEPQIQMTVTMCKQMLRSILLLYATYKKCTFALQHSK